In a genomic window of Streptomyces katrae:
- a CDS encoding SDR family oxidoreductase encodes MTNEETPIQNTPDTEQPAPAGPLAGRIALVAGATRGAGRAQAVELGRAGATVYVTGRTTRARASEVGRASETIEETGELVTAAGGTGIAVPTDHLDEAQVRALAERIDREHGRLDILVNDLWGGEHLMATSVFGKKSWETPLADGLRILELGVRSHVITAALLLPLLIRSEAPLHVEVTDGTAHSNRRYRENMYYDLAKNAPIRLAFGLGQELAEYGGMAVAVSPGFLRSEQMLSHFGVSEENWRDAIAREPSFAIAESPRYLARAVAALAADPDRARRWNGKSTSSGELARVYGVTDVDGSRPDAWAYFEDVIHGGKEGTPDDYR; translated from the coding sequence GTGACCAACGAGGAGACCCCCATCCAGAACACTCCGGACACCGAGCAGCCCGCCCCGGCCGGTCCGCTCGCGGGGCGGATCGCGCTCGTGGCGGGCGCCACCCGCGGGGCGGGACGGGCCCAGGCCGTGGAGCTGGGCCGGGCCGGTGCGACCGTGTACGTCACCGGCCGCACCACCAGGGCCCGGGCCAGCGAGGTCGGCCGGGCCAGCGAGACCATCGAGGAGACCGGCGAACTCGTCACCGCGGCGGGCGGCACCGGGATCGCGGTTCCCACCGACCATCTCGACGAAGCCCAGGTACGCGCCCTCGCCGAGCGGATCGACCGGGAACACGGGCGGCTCGACATCCTCGTCAACGACCTGTGGGGCGGCGAACACCTCATGGCCACCTCGGTGTTCGGGAAGAAGAGCTGGGAGACCCCGCTCGCCGACGGCCTGCGCATCCTGGAGCTCGGCGTGCGCTCGCACGTGATCACGGCGGCGCTGCTGCTTCCGCTGCTGATCCGCTCCGAGGCGCCGCTGCACGTGGAGGTCACCGACGGCACCGCGCACTCCAACCGCCGCTACCGGGAGAACATGTACTACGACCTGGCGAAGAACGCCCCGATCCGCCTCGCGTTCGGGCTGGGGCAGGAGCTGGCGGAGTACGGGGGCATGGCCGTCGCGGTCTCGCCGGGCTTCCTGCGCTCGGAGCAGATGCTCTCCCACTTCGGCGTGAGCGAGGAGAACTGGCGTGACGCGATCGCCCGGGAGCCGTCGTTCGCGATCGCGGAGTCCCCGCGCTACCTGGCCCGTGCGGTCGCGGCGCTGGCCGCCGACCCGGACCGCGCGCGGCGGTGGAACGGCAAGTCCACCTCCAGCGGGGAACTCGCCAGGGTCTACGGGGTGACGGACGTGGACGGGAGCCGGCCGGACGCCTGGGCGTACTTCGAGGACGTCATCCACGGCGGCAAGGAAGGCACCCCGGACGACTACCGCTGA
- a CDS encoding VOC family protein — protein MEQRITLVTLGVSGLARAKAFYRALGWRGQEVEETVFFQAGGLGLVLWDRGKLADECGLKPTPAPAAGFGGIALSHNVRSDAEVDALLAAADRAGGRITKPATVNTVGFYSGTFVDPDGHPWEIAHNPGIPFNEDGSITLPDFSGS, from the coding sequence ATGGAACAGCGCATCACCCTGGTCACACTGGGGGTTTCCGGCCTCGCCCGCGCCAAGGCCTTCTACCGGGCCCTGGGCTGGCGGGGCCAGGAGGTCGAGGAGACCGTCTTCTTCCAGGCGGGCGGCCTGGGGCTCGTCCTGTGGGACCGCGGCAAACTCGCGGACGAGTGCGGCCTGAAGCCCACACCGGCACCGGCGGCCGGCTTCGGCGGGATCGCCCTGTCGCACAACGTCCGTTCGGACGCCGAGGTGGACGCCCTGCTCGCGGCGGCGGACCGGGCGGGCGGACGGATCACCAAGCCGGCGACGGTGAACACCGTCGGGTTCTACTCCGGCACCTTCGTCGACCCCGACGGCCATCCCTGGGAAATCGCCCACAATCCCGGGATCCCGTTCAACGAGGACGGCTCGATCACCCTCCCGGACTTCAGCGGAAGCTAG
- a CDS encoding cupin domain-containing protein, with the protein MSSEPIVLSKALASFDALWSPRIVTRVNDYDVRIAKVEGEHIWHVHDDTDEFFLVLDGELHISLREPAGERTVLLPQGAVFTVPRGTEHKPYAPYGAAILMFEPTGTLTVGDRHDEVPDHVDSTTGHALNS; encoded by the coding sequence ATGAGCAGCGAACCCATCGTCCTGAGCAAGGCTCTGGCCTCATTCGACGCCTTGTGGAGCCCCCGCATCGTCACGCGCGTCAACGACTACGACGTCCGCATCGCCAAGGTCGAGGGCGAACACATCTGGCACGTCCACGACGACACCGACGAGTTCTTCCTGGTACTCGACGGCGAACTGCACATCTCCTTGCGCGAGCCCGCCGGGGAGCGCACGGTCCTGCTCCCCCAGGGGGCGGTCTTCACCGTCCCCCGAGGCACGGAGCACAAGCCTTACGCCCCGTACGGAGCCGCCATCCTCATGTTCGAACCCACCGGGACACTCACCGTGGGCGATCGGCACGACGAGGTCCCAGACCATGTCGACTCAACGACCGGACACGCACTCAACAGCTGA
- a CDS encoding GlxA family transcriptional regulator produces the protein MPKESSHAAQTAGAHRVVVIVDENSNPFELGCATEVFGLRRPEIGRDLYDFRLCSPEPRTLMRDGFFTLTGVAGLETADSADTLIVPNRPDTEVPRRPAVLDAIRRAHSRGARLVGFCSGAFTLAEAGVLDGRRATAHWQWADSFRARFPAVRLESDVLFVDDGDILTAAGSAAALDLGLHVVRRDYGAEIANSVSRRLVFAAHRDGGQRQFVERPIPDLPDESLAPVMAWAQERLDSPLTVSDLAARAGVSPATLHRRFQAQLGTTPLSWLTGERLALACRLIERGESRFEVVARRSGLGTAANLRTLMRRETGITPSAYKRRFGPEAN, from the coding sequence ATGCCGAAAGAATCCTCGCACGCCGCTCAGACGGCGGGCGCACACCGGGTCGTCGTGATCGTGGACGAGAACTCGAACCCCTTCGAGCTCGGCTGCGCGACCGAGGTCTTCGGCCTGCGCAGACCAGAGATCGGCCGTGATCTCTACGACTTCAGGCTCTGTTCCCCCGAGCCCCGCACCCTGATGCGAGACGGGTTCTTCACGCTCACGGGAGTCGCCGGCCTGGAAACGGCCGACTCGGCGGACACCCTGATCGTCCCCAACCGCCCGGACACCGAAGTGCCCCGCCGCCCTGCCGTGCTCGATGCCATCCGCCGGGCACACTCCCGTGGTGCACGCCTGGTCGGCTTCTGCAGTGGCGCCTTCACACTGGCCGAGGCCGGAGTCCTGGACGGGCGGCGGGCCACCGCGCACTGGCAGTGGGCGGATTCCTTCCGGGCTCGCTTCCCCGCCGTCCGGCTCGAATCGGACGTGCTGTTCGTGGACGACGGTGACATCCTCACCGCTGCCGGGAGTGCGGCTGCCCTCGATCTCGGATTGCATGTGGTCCGCCGCGACTACGGCGCGGAGATCGCCAACTCCGTGAGCCGGCGCCTGGTCTTCGCGGCGCACCGGGATGGCGGGCAGCGGCAGTTCGTGGAGCGTCCCATACCCGACCTGCCGGACGAATCCCTGGCACCCGTCATGGCCTGGGCCCAGGAACGGCTGGACTCACCGCTCACCGTTTCCGATCTAGCGGCACGAGCGGGGGTCAGTCCGGCTACGCTGCACCGCCGGTTCCAGGCGCAGCTGGGCACCACGCCTTTGTCGTGGCTCACGGGGGAACGGCTTGCCTTGGCGTGCCGCTTGATCGAGCGAGGCGAGTCCCGGTTCGAGGTGGTAGCGCGGCGCAGCGGGCTCGGCACCGCTGCCAATCTGCGCACGCTGATGCGCCGCGAGACCGGCATCACCCCGTCGGCATACAAGCGCCGGTTCGGGCCCGAGGCGAATTGA
- a CDS encoding HopJ type III effector protein yields the protein MTDLNSLRASLASGEHEFADTLAFIAAHYDYQPQAFRNGEAENAAGENEGSCKTLGLALLEGLSDQEALLAFGEHYRSVLATPDGSDHANIRNLMAHGLAGVAFEQQPLARKS from the coding sequence ATGACTGATCTGAACTCGCTGCGGGCGAGCCTCGCGTCGGGTGAGCACGAGTTCGCCGACACGCTGGCCTTCATCGCGGCGCACTACGACTATCAGCCGCAGGCGTTCCGCAACGGGGAAGCCGAAAACGCCGCGGGCGAGAACGAGGGCTCCTGCAAGACCCTGGGACTGGCCCTGCTGGAGGGCCTGAGCGACCAGGAGGCGCTGCTGGCATTCGGCGAGCACTACCGCAGCGTGCTGGCGACCCCGGACGGCTCCGATCACGCCAACATCCGCAACCTGATGGCCCATGGCCTGGCCGGGGTGGCCTTCGAGCAGCAGCCGCTGGCACGCAAGAGCTGA
- the ligA gene encoding NAD-dependent DNA ligase LigA: MTFMTENSALLSPVAYAEAVTTALAASAAYYGDGTTPLGDDEYDGLLRAIAAYEEAHPDEVLAASPAGKVAGGAVQGDVPHSVAMLSLDNVFDADGLAEWAAALERRLGRPVAGWCVEPKLDGLAVAARYRGGRLVQLLTRGDGLAGEDITHAADAVLGLPPVLTEPVDVELRGEVLLTTAQFEEANRIRLAHEATPFAHPRSGAAGTLRAKDRPYRIELTFFAYSAIGLDDLGHLALLEKLAALGAHTAAGTAAAPVRCETLEQVQERIDVIAGLRAGLPFGIDGVVVKADSAEDQRQAGNGSRAPRWAVARKLAAEHKVTRLLAVEWNVGRTGIIAPRAVLKPVVIDGVTVTYATLHNPSDITRRGLMIGDQVFVYRAGDVIPRVEAPLADQRTGAETPVVFPEACPRCGDAIDTSEQRWRCVRGRGCQAVASVIYAAGRDQLDIEGLGGTRAVQLVEAGLVKDIADLFTLTREQLLGLERMGETSAANLLAAIETARGAALSRVFCALGVRGTGRTMSRRIAAHFGSMAAIRAADADTLAGVDGIGTEKARVIAAELAELAPLLDKLQAQRVGTQVTEPQHKPATGANDGEDPADGPAGGAAAGPLAGQAVVVTGSMTGPLAELSRNEMNELIERAGGKASSSVSKRTTLLVAGEKAGSKRAKAEELGIRILGPEEFAALVAGLLPTA; the protein is encoded by the coding sequence ATGACCTTCATGACCGAAAACAGTGCCCTGCTCTCCCCTGTCGCCTACGCGGAGGCCGTGACCACCGCCCTCGCGGCGTCGGCCGCGTACTACGGCGACGGGACCACCCCGCTCGGGGACGACGAGTACGACGGGCTGCTGCGCGCCATCGCGGCCTACGAGGAGGCCCACCCGGACGAGGTGCTCGCCGCGTCGCCAGCCGGGAAGGTGGCGGGCGGGGCCGTGCAGGGGGACGTGCCGCACTCGGTGGCGATGCTCTCCCTCGACAACGTCTTCGACGCCGACGGGCTCGCCGAATGGGCCGCAGCTCTGGAACGCCGCCTCGGGCGCCCGGTGGCCGGGTGGTGCGTGGAGCCCAAGCTCGACGGTCTCGCCGTGGCCGCCCGCTACCGGGGCGGCCGGCTCGTCCAGCTCCTCACCCGCGGCGACGGACTGGCCGGCGAGGACATCACCCACGCCGCGGACGCCGTCCTCGGTCTGCCGCCGGTCCTCACCGAGCCGGTCGACGTCGAACTGCGCGGCGAGGTACTGCTGACGACCGCGCAGTTCGAGGAAGCCAACCGCATCCGGCTCGCCCACGAGGCCACGCCCTTCGCACACCCGCGCAGCGGAGCGGCCGGCACCCTGCGGGCCAAGGACCGCCCCTACCGGATCGAGCTCACCTTCTTCGCCTACAGCGCGATCGGCCTGGACGACCTCGGCCACCTCGCGCTGCTGGAGAAGCTGGCCGCGCTCGGCGCGCACACGGCTGCCGGCACGGCCGCCGCCCCGGTGCGGTGCGAGACCCTGGAGCAGGTGCAGGAACGCATCGACGTGATCGCCGGCCTGCGCGCGGGCCTGCCGTTCGGGATCGACGGGGTCGTGGTCAAGGCCGACTCGGCCGAGGACCAGCGGCAGGCGGGCAACGGCTCGCGCGCCCCGAGATGGGCGGTGGCCCGGAAGCTGGCGGCCGAACACAAGGTGACGCGGCTGCTGGCGGTGGAGTGGAACGTCGGCCGGACCGGGATCATCGCCCCGCGCGCGGTCCTGAAGCCTGTGGTCATCGACGGGGTGACGGTCACCTACGCCACGCTCCACAATCCGTCCGACATCACCCGCCGCGGGCTCATGATCGGCGACCAGGTGTTCGTGTACCGGGCCGGGGATGTGATCCCGCGGGTGGAGGCGCCGCTGGCCGACCAGCGGACCGGCGCAGAGACCCCGGTCGTCTTCCCCGAGGCCTGCCCGCGCTGCGGCGACGCGATCGACACCTCCGAGCAGCGCTGGCGGTGCGTGCGCGGCCGGGGCTGTCAGGCCGTGGCCTCGGTGATCTACGCGGCCGGCCGCGACCAGCTCGACATCGAAGGCCTTGGCGGCACGCGGGCGGTCCAGCTGGTGGAGGCCGGCCTGGTCAAGGACATCGCCGACCTGTTCACGCTGACCCGCGAGCAGCTCCTCGGTCTGGAGCGGATGGGTGAGACCAGCGCCGCCAACCTCCTGGCCGCGATCGAGACCGCCCGCGGGGCGGCACTGAGCCGCGTCTTCTGCGCGCTCGGTGTCCGCGGCACCGGCCGCACCATGTCCCGCCGGATCGCCGCGCACTTCGGTTCGATGGCCGCGATCCGTGCCGCCGACGCGGACACGCTGGCCGGGGTCGACGGCATCGGCACCGAGAAGGCCCGCGTCATCGCGGCCGAACTGGCCGAACTCGCCCCGCTCCTCGACAAACTCCAGGCCCAGCGGGTCGGCACGCAGGTCACCGAGCCGCAGCACAAGCCCGCGACCGGGGCGAACGACGGCGAGGACCCGGCGGACGGGCCGGCGGGCGGCGCGGCGGCCGGGCCGCTGGCCGGGCAGGCCGTCGTGGTGACCGGCTCCATGACCGGCCCGCTTGCGGAACTGTCCCGTAACGAGATGAACGAGCTGATCGAGCGGGCCGGAGGAAAGGCGTCGTCGTCGGTGTCCAAGCGCACCACCCTCCTGGTGGCGGGCGAGAAGGCCGGCTCCAAGCGCGCCAAGGCCGAAGAACTGGGCATCCGCATCCTCGGCCCCGAGGAATTCGCCGCCCTCGTCGCCGGCCTCCTCCCCACCGCCTAG